The Chiroxiphia lanceolata isolate bChiLan1 chromosome 12, bChiLan1.pri, whole genome shotgun sequence genome window below encodes:
- the CLK3 gene encoding dual specificity protein kinase CLK3 isoform X2, translating to MPHPWVRGVRPAIPLSPQMHHCRRFRSPEQESDLGHRWKRRRSRSREYEGRLRYPPRRDLSRRSRSRSHERMPYHRRCRRDSDAYRFEERSPSFGDDYYSTRPRNWRRSRGRDQHRPKRYQHHCRKRRSRSCSSTSSRSQQSSKRSRSVEDDKEGHLVCRIGDWLQERYEIVGSLGEGTFGKVVECVDHARGKSQVALKIIKNVGKYREAARLEINVLKKIKEKDKENKFLCVLMSDWFNFHGHMCIAFELLGKNTFEFLKENNFQPYPLPQIRHMAYQLCHALRFLHDNQLTHTDLKPENILFVNSDFDTLYNENKSCEEKSIRNTSIRVADFGSATFDHEHHTTIVATRHYRPPEVILELGWAQPCDVWSTGCILFEYYRGFTLFQTHENREHLVMMEKILGPLPSHMVHKTRKQKYFHNGNLVWDENTSDGRYVQENCKPLRTYMLHDSLEHAQLFDLMRRMLEFDPSRRITFSEALLHPFFAGLSAEERMLCGRGTSRDLSR from the exons ATGCCGCACCCATGGGTGAGGGGTGTAAGACCTGCAATCCCCTTGTCCCCGCAGATGCATCACTGCAGGAGGTTCCGGTCCCCGGAGCAGGAGAGCGACCTGGGACACAGGTGGAAGCGGAGGCGGTCCCGGAGCAGGGAATACGAGGGCAGGCTGCGGTACCCTCCCCGCAGGGATCTCTCCCGGCGGTCGCGATCCAGGAG CCATGAGAGGATGCCTTACCACAGGAGGTGCCGGCGGGACAGCGATGCCTACAGGTTCGAAGAGCGGAGCCCGTCGTTCGGGGACGACTATTACTCGACGCGCCCGCGGAACTGGCGGCGATCCCGGGGCAGAGATCAGCACCGTCCCAAGAGATACCAGCACCACTGCCGGAAACGCAGGAGCAGGTCTTGTAGCAGTACCTCCTCG AGAAGCCAACAGAGCAGTAAGCGCAGCAGGAGCGTGGAAGATGACAAGGAAGGTCACCTGGTGTGCAGGATCGGCGATTGGCTTCAAGAGCGAT ATGAAATTGTCGGCAGCCTTGGTGAAGGCACTTTTGGCAAAGTGGTGGAGTGTGTGGACCATGCCAG AGGCAAATCACAGGTGGCACTGAAAATCATAAAAAACGTTGGAAAATACCGAGAAGCAGCCAGGCTCGAAATCAACgtcctgaaaaaaatcaaagagaagGACAAGGAGAATAAATT cctgtgTGTCCTGATGTCAGACTGGTTCAACTTCCACGGCCACATGTGCATTGCCTTTGAGCTTCTGGGCAAGAACACATTTGAGTTCCTGAAGGAGAACAACTTCCAGCCATACCCTCTCCCTCAGATCCGGCACATGGCCTACCAGCTCTGCCATGCCCTAAGAT TTCTACATGACAACCAGCTGACTCACACTGACCTCAAGCCGGAAAACATCTTGTTTGTCAACTCGGATTTTGACACTCTGTACAATGAGAATAAG AGCTGTGAGGAGAAATCCATCCGGAACACGAGCATCCGCGTGGCAGACTTCGGCAGTGCCACCTTTGATCACGAGCACCACACCACCATCGTGGCTACCCGGCACTACCGTCCCCCAGAAGTGATTCTGG agctgggctgggcacagccatGTGATGTCTGGAGCACTGGCTGCATTCTGTTTGAGTATTACCGTGGCTTCACGCTCTTCCAG ACCCATGAGAATCGTGAGCATCTTGTCATGATGGAAAAAATCCTCGGGCCGCTTCCATCTCACATGGTCCACAAAACTCG GAAGCAGAAATACTTCCACAATGGCAACCTGGTATGGGATGAGAACACATCCGATGGGAGATATGTCCAGGAGAACTGCAAGCCCCTGCGG ACATACATGCTGCACGACTCGCTGGAGCATGCCCAGCTCTTCGACCTGATGAGGAGGATGTTGGAATTTGACCCTTCCCGCAGGATCACGTTCTCGGAAGCCCTCCTGCATCCCTTCTTTGCTGGCCTCTCTGCAGAGGAGAGGATGCTGTGCGGGCGAGGCACCAGCCGGGACCTGAGCAGATGA
- the CLK3 gene encoding dual specificity protein kinase CLK3 isoform X3: MHHCRRFRSPEQESDLGHRWKRRRSRSREYEGRLRYPPRRDLSRRSRSRSHERMPYHRRCRRDSDAYRFEERSPSFGDDYYSTRPRNWRRSRGRDQHRPKRYQHHCRKRRSRSCSSTSSRSQQSSKRSRSVEDDKEGHLVCRIGDWLQERYEIVGSLGEGTFGKVVECVDHARGKSQVALKIIKNVGKYREAARLEINVLKKIKEKDKENKFLCVLMSDWFNFHGHMCIAFELLGKNTFEFLKENNFQPYPLPQIRHMAYQLCHALRFLHDNQLTHTDLKPENILFVNSDFDTLYNENKSCEEKSIRNTSIRVADFGSATFDHEHHTTIVATRHYRPPEVILELGWAQPCDVWSTGCILFEYYRGFTLFQTHENREHLVMMEKILGPLPSHMVHKTRKQKYFHNGNLVWDENTSDGRYVQENCKPLRTYMLHDSLEHAQLFDLMRRMLEFDPSRRITFSEALLHPFFAGLSAEERMLCGRGTSRDLSR, from the exons ATGCATCACTGCAGGAGGTTCCGGTCCCCGGAGCAGGAGAGCGACCTGGGACACAGGTGGAAGCGGAGGCGGTCCCGGAGCAGGGAATACGAGGGCAGGCTGCGGTACCCTCCCCGCAGGGATCTCTCCCGGCGGTCGCGATCCAGGAG CCATGAGAGGATGCCTTACCACAGGAGGTGCCGGCGGGACAGCGATGCCTACAGGTTCGAAGAGCGGAGCCCGTCGTTCGGGGACGACTATTACTCGACGCGCCCGCGGAACTGGCGGCGATCCCGGGGCAGAGATCAGCACCGTCCCAAGAGATACCAGCACCACTGCCGGAAACGCAGGAGCAGGTCTTGTAGCAGTACCTCCTCG AGAAGCCAACAGAGCAGTAAGCGCAGCAGGAGCGTGGAAGATGACAAGGAAGGTCACCTGGTGTGCAGGATCGGCGATTGGCTTCAAGAGCGAT ATGAAATTGTCGGCAGCCTTGGTGAAGGCACTTTTGGCAAAGTGGTGGAGTGTGTGGACCATGCCAG AGGCAAATCACAGGTGGCACTGAAAATCATAAAAAACGTTGGAAAATACCGAGAAGCAGCCAGGCTCGAAATCAACgtcctgaaaaaaatcaaagagaagGACAAGGAGAATAAATT cctgtgTGTCCTGATGTCAGACTGGTTCAACTTCCACGGCCACATGTGCATTGCCTTTGAGCTTCTGGGCAAGAACACATTTGAGTTCCTGAAGGAGAACAACTTCCAGCCATACCCTCTCCCTCAGATCCGGCACATGGCCTACCAGCTCTGCCATGCCCTAAGAT TTCTACATGACAACCAGCTGACTCACACTGACCTCAAGCCGGAAAACATCTTGTTTGTCAACTCGGATTTTGACACTCTGTACAATGAGAATAAG AGCTGTGAGGAGAAATCCATCCGGAACACGAGCATCCGCGTGGCAGACTTCGGCAGTGCCACCTTTGATCACGAGCACCACACCACCATCGTGGCTACCCGGCACTACCGTCCCCCAGAAGTGATTCTGG agctgggctgggcacagccatGTGATGTCTGGAGCACTGGCTGCATTCTGTTTGAGTATTACCGTGGCTTCACGCTCTTCCAG ACCCATGAGAATCGTGAGCATCTTGTCATGATGGAAAAAATCCTCGGGCCGCTTCCATCTCACATGGTCCACAAAACTCG GAAGCAGAAATACTTCCACAATGGCAACCTGGTATGGGATGAGAACACATCCGATGGGAGATATGTCCAGGAGAACTGCAAGCCCCTGCGG ACATACATGCTGCACGACTCGCTGGAGCATGCCCAGCTCTTCGACCTGATGAGGAGGATGTTGGAATTTGACCCTTCCCGCAGGATCACGTTCTCGGAAGCCCTCCTGCATCCCTTCTTTGCTGGCCTCTCTGCAGAGGAGAGGATGCTGTGCGGGCGAGGCACCAGCCGGGACCTGAGCAGATGA
- the CLK3 gene encoding dual specificity protein kinase CLK3 isoform X1 yields the protein MTFFWHSPPSPCASGSILQCCGGSCSSVGNGGATQSHLHTGASQLLLPFPEEGGHFPAREVAAAPEAVANQESFLYIPVAVDDFSVLKLVCVLTCPLQYPYRYICCVPYEMLGSGKSNHRRTVVSPPLNDHTKCRLGGRCVQRSQQSSKRSRSVEDDKEGHLVCRIGDWLQERYEIVGSLGEGTFGKVVECVDHARGKSQVALKIIKNVGKYREAARLEINVLKKIKEKDKENKFLCVLMSDWFNFHGHMCIAFELLGKNTFEFLKENNFQPYPLPQIRHMAYQLCHALRFLHDNQLTHTDLKPENILFVNSDFDTLYNENKSCEEKSIRNTSIRVADFGSATFDHEHHTTIVATRHYRPPEVILELGWAQPCDVWSTGCILFEYYRGFTLFQTHENREHLVMMEKILGPLPSHMVHKTRKQKYFHNGNLVWDENTSDGRYVQENCKPLRTYMLHDSLEHAQLFDLMRRMLEFDPSRRITFSEALLHPFFAGLSAEERMLCGRGTSRDLSR from the exons ATGACATTCTTCTGGCACAGCCCTCCTTCTCCTTGTGCCTCTGGCAGCATCCTGCAGTGCTGCggagggagctgctcctctgtggggAATGGTGGTGCCACGCAAAGCCACCTTCACACTGgagcttcccagctgctgcttccctttccaGAAGAGGGGGGGCATTTCCCTGCCCGAGAGGTGGCAGCGGCACCAGAGGCCGTAGCTAACCAAGAGAGTTTTCTTTACATACCTGTAGCTGTTGAtgacttttctgttttgaagttaGTTTGTGTCTTGACGTGTCCCTTGCAATATCCCTATCGTTATATATGCTGTGTGCCTTATGAAATGCTGGGATCTGGAAAATCCAACCACCGACGCACCGTCGTCTCTCCACCTTTGAATGACCACACAAAATGCCGTCTCGGGGGGCGGTGTGTACAGAGAAGCCAACAGAGCAGTAAGCGCAGCAGGAGCGTGGAAGATGACAAGGAAGGTCACCTGGTGTGCAGGATCGGCGATTGGCTTCAAGAGCGAT ATGAAATTGTCGGCAGCCTTGGTGAAGGCACTTTTGGCAAAGTGGTGGAGTGTGTGGACCATGCCAG AGGCAAATCACAGGTGGCACTGAAAATCATAAAAAACGTTGGAAAATACCGAGAAGCAGCCAGGCTCGAAATCAACgtcctgaaaaaaatcaaagagaagGACAAGGAGAATAAATT cctgtgTGTCCTGATGTCAGACTGGTTCAACTTCCACGGCCACATGTGCATTGCCTTTGAGCTTCTGGGCAAGAACACATTTGAGTTCCTGAAGGAGAACAACTTCCAGCCATACCCTCTCCCTCAGATCCGGCACATGGCCTACCAGCTCTGCCATGCCCTAAGAT TTCTACATGACAACCAGCTGACTCACACTGACCTCAAGCCGGAAAACATCTTGTTTGTCAACTCGGATTTTGACACTCTGTACAATGAGAATAAG AGCTGTGAGGAGAAATCCATCCGGAACACGAGCATCCGCGTGGCAGACTTCGGCAGTGCCACCTTTGATCACGAGCACCACACCACCATCGTGGCTACCCGGCACTACCGTCCCCCAGAAGTGATTCTGG agctgggctgggcacagccatGTGATGTCTGGAGCACTGGCTGCATTCTGTTTGAGTATTACCGTGGCTTCACGCTCTTCCAG ACCCATGAGAATCGTGAGCATCTTGTCATGATGGAAAAAATCCTCGGGCCGCTTCCATCTCACATGGTCCACAAAACTCG GAAGCAGAAATACTTCCACAATGGCAACCTGGTATGGGATGAGAACACATCCGATGGGAGATATGTCCAGGAGAACTGCAAGCCCCTGCGG ACATACATGCTGCACGACTCGCTGGAGCATGCCCAGCTCTTCGACCTGATGAGGAGGATGTTGGAATTTGACCCTTCCCGCAGGATCACGTTCTCGGAAGCCCTCCTGCATCCCTTCTTTGCTGGCCTCTCTGCAGAGGAGAGGATGCTGTGCGGGCGAGGCACCAGCCGGGACCTGAGCAGATGA